In one window of Frigoriglobus tundricola DNA:
- a CDS encoding BatA domain-containing protein: protein MLAAFLNPFTIIAGSALVLTPIIIHLINRIRFRRVKWAAMEFLLKAQKRMRRRKILEQLLLLLLRCILVFLVGALFARYIGGCGSGPQETRPTTHVVILDDTPSMAEISRRGDGAPTTAFDEAKRLVYEKLMPAAAEATTGQTLHLVRLSDLENPFPTGTKWVDGKEVARNADEVREEARVQAKSIVAMGDYLKPLQPAVVRRSLVDGIKKARKVLEERTGANNAQVLHIISDLRASDWAADGPAIYTQLKELKDEGVAVHLIDVAHPARKPDRKTPDFGDNVSIVEFKPRNRVVSANQKTEIELRVRNNGKTDLKDVGVSFYLNGQGNIIASAQIPNIPANQEETQSVTVTFTQTGTKDKPLDRFNLVTAVIQEANGLAIDNARHTIVEVRDALKVLVVDGRTVENGIDLRDKPEGDSLYLRKLFQTKADDLGNLEVESAEFSKLDKIDLRPFSTVYFMNVPTLSEAAAANVERFVREGGGVGFFLGPDVKADEYNARLYKGSTGFFPVQLQSAPSPELTLEQKLARELAFGKRLLLREPGNRFHAALKRIYTNDRGELVKDDGVEKFFLFANIDVHWPVRRSEWRDDPRVKELYCLPNEATNGTFDQRADTLVSEIKKRWNEPKFEAARKYLGPLMDNVRKSVVSTEPLSVLARYLDQVLCDQINDGHESEPVLREFWNQPEMAETKKLASELRDAVKYGDPLYVVKRYGFGRVAVITTDAGGTYTGKKQWSDWPSGKGAPGWTVVVAEMQKYLSGGGDDSNRAVGSEFIAEFDATRYEPVVSASLLTSSDPTRPSTDRKLTLERKDLGKVTLDAPAPPAGTPPDAPPPPFKLKFSDTKVPGAYLFTLTRKKAEGPIGAPDPLGTSDFVGAAFNVDALNEGDLRRANTDDVAGQTGKVPLHNAEDLGWIDDLKQKPSDLSSGRWLYLLILLVLVAEQAWAVRTSYHSRPEDLEALAPSAAAAYTHHTPPTPVAGEPAP from the coding sequence ATGCTTGCCGCGTTCCTGAACCCGTTCACGATCATCGCCGGCTCGGCGCTGGTTCTCACCCCCATCATCATCCACCTCATCAACCGGATCCGGTTCCGGCGGGTAAAGTGGGCGGCGATGGAGTTCCTGCTCAAGGCGCAGAAGCGGATGCGCCGCCGCAAGATTCTGGAGCAGCTCCTGCTGCTCCTGTTGCGGTGCATCCTCGTCTTCCTGGTTGGCGCCCTGTTCGCCCGCTACATCGGCGGGTGCGGCAGCGGCCCCCAGGAGACGCGGCCGACGACGCACGTCGTGATCCTCGACGACACGCCGAGCATGGCCGAGATCTCGCGCCGCGGCGACGGCGCGCCGACCACGGCGTTCGATGAGGCGAAGCGGCTGGTGTACGAAAAGCTCATGCCGGCCGCCGCCGAGGCCACCACCGGCCAGACCCTCCACCTCGTCCGGTTGTCGGACCTCGAGAACCCGTTCCCAACCGGTACGAAGTGGGTCGACGGGAAGGAGGTCGCCCGGAACGCGGACGAGGTCCGCGAGGAGGCGCGGGTCCAGGCCAAGAGCATCGTGGCGATGGGGGACTACCTCAAACCGCTCCAGCCGGCGGTCGTGCGCCGGAGCCTCGTCGATGGCATCAAGAAGGCCCGGAAGGTGCTCGAAGAGCGCACCGGCGCCAACAACGCCCAGGTGCTCCACATCATCTCCGACCTCCGCGCCTCGGACTGGGCCGCGGACGGCCCGGCGATCTATACCCAGCTCAAGGAACTGAAGGACGAAGGGGTCGCCGTCCACCTGATCGACGTGGCCCACCCGGCCCGCAAGCCGGACCGCAAGACGCCGGATTTCGGCGACAACGTGTCGATCGTGGAGTTCAAACCGCGCAACCGCGTCGTGTCGGCCAACCAGAAGACTGAAATCGAGCTGCGGGTGCGCAACAACGGTAAAACGGATCTGAAGGACGTCGGGGTGTCGTTCTACCTGAACGGGCAGGGGAACATCATCGCTTCGGCCCAGATCCCGAACATCCCGGCGAACCAGGAAGAGACGCAGAGCGTGACGGTCACCTTCACGCAGACCGGCACCAAGGACAAGCCGCTCGACCGGTTCAACCTCGTCACGGCGGTGATTCAGGAAGCGAACGGGCTGGCGATCGATAACGCGCGGCACACCATCGTCGAGGTCCGCGACGCCCTGAAGGTGCTCGTCGTGGACGGCCGCACCGTTGAGAACGGCATCGACCTGCGGGACAAGCCGGAGGGGGACAGCCTCTACCTCCGCAAACTGTTCCAAACTAAGGCGGACGACCTCGGCAACCTCGAAGTCGAGTCGGCGGAGTTCAGCAAACTGGACAAGATCGACCTGCGGCCGTTCTCCACCGTCTACTTCATGAACGTACCCACCCTCAGCGAGGCGGCGGCGGCGAACGTCGAGCGGTTCGTGCGCGAGGGCGGCGGCGTCGGTTTCTTTCTCGGGCCGGACGTGAAGGCCGACGAGTACAACGCCCGCCTCTATAAGGGCTCGACGGGCTTTTTCCCCGTCCAACTGCAATCGGCGCCGAGCCCCGAACTGACGCTGGAGCAAAAGCTCGCCCGCGAGCTGGCGTTCGGCAAGCGCCTCCTCCTCCGGGAGCCGGGCAACCGCTTCCACGCGGCCCTCAAGCGCATCTACACCAACGACCGCGGTGAGCTGGTGAAGGACGACGGCGTCGAAAAGTTCTTCCTCTTCGCCAACATCGACGTGCACTGGCCGGTGCGCCGCAGCGAGTGGCGCGACGACCCGCGCGTGAAGGAACTGTACTGCCTGCCGAACGAGGCGACGAACGGGACCTTTGACCAGCGGGCCGATACACTCGTGAGCGAAATCAAGAAGCGGTGGAACGAGCCCAAGTTCGAGGCCGCCCGCAAGTACCTCGGGCCGCTCATGGACAACGTCCGCAAGAGCGTCGTCAGCACGGAGCCGCTCTCGGTCCTGGCCCGGTACCTCGACCAGGTGCTCTGCGACCAGATCAACGACGGGCACGAGAGCGAGCCGGTGCTGCGCGAGTTCTGGAACCAACCCGAGATGGCCGAAACGAAGAAGCTGGCGTCCGAACTCCGCGACGCGGTCAAGTACGGCGACCCGTTGTACGTGGTCAAGCGGTACGGGTTCGGCCGGGTGGCGGTGATAACCACCGATGCGGGGGGCACCTACACCGGCAAGAAACAGTGGAGCGACTGGCCGTCGGGGAAGGGCGCGCCCGGGTGGACCGTCGTTGTGGCGGAGATGCAGAAGTACCTGTCCGGCGGCGGCGACGATTCCAACCGCGCCGTGGGGAGCGAGTTCATCGCCGAGTTCGATGCCACCCGCTACGAGCCGGTCGTGAGCGCCAGCCTGCTCACCTCGAGCGACCCGACCCGGCCCTCGACCGATCGCAAGCTGACGCTCGAGCGCAAGGACCTGGGTAAAGTGACTCTGGACGCGCCCGCGCCGCCGGCCGGGACCCCGCCGGACGCGCCCCCGCCGCCGTTCAAGTTGAAGTTCTCCGACACCAAGGTGCCCGGCGCGTACCTGTTCACCCTCACGCGGAAGAAGGCGGAGGGGCCGATCGGCGCGCCCGATCCCCTCGGCACCTCCGATTTCGTCGGCGCCGCGTTCAACGTGGACGCCCTCAACGAGGGCGACCTGCGCCGGGCCAATACCGACGACGTCGCGGGGCAAACGGGTAAGGTGCCGCTCCACAACGCCGAGGACCTGGGCTGGATCGACGACCTCAAACAGAAGCCGTCGGACCTGTCCAGCGGGCGCTGGCTTTACCTGCTCATCTTGCTCGTGCTGGTCGCCGAACAGGCGTGGGCGGTGCGGACCAGTTACCACTCCCGGCCCGAAGACCTGGAGGCGCTGGCGCCGTCGGCCGCGGCGGCCTACACCCACCACACGCCCCCGACCCCGGTCGCGGGCGAGCCGGCCCCCTGA
- a CDS encoding DUF58 domain-containing protein, whose product MAKKSDFDNPRRFLDPKVVARISQLDLRARQVVEGFLSGMHKSPVYGQSVEFVQHREYMPGDDLRRIDWKVWQRSDKFVIKQYEAETNLRSYVVVDASESMLYGKDKHRRLGGLYKYDYVATAAACLAYLTIKQQDSCGLVTFDSEVRESIPPRSSQRHMDAVTKALHVSNPREKTDPLKIMRQVAESMPSRGLVLIFSDLLCDREPLFKGLEMLRHRRHDVMMFHILDDDELTFPFSGMTKFEGLEAQPDLLCDPRSLRDGYLEELELYLTEVRRGCTKIGIDYTLLRTSDYMDAVLSKFLFQRMSTRANPARR is encoded by the coding sequence ATGGCTAAGAAATCCGACTTCGACAACCCGCGCCGGTTCCTCGACCCGAAGGTGGTCGCGCGGATCTCGCAGCTCGACCTGCGGGCGCGGCAGGTCGTCGAGGGCTTCCTGTCCGGCATGCACAAGAGCCCCGTGTACGGGCAGAGCGTGGAGTTCGTGCAGCACCGGGAGTACATGCCCGGCGACGACCTCCGCCGCATCGACTGGAAGGTGTGGCAGCGGTCCGACAAGTTCGTGATCAAGCAGTACGAGGCCGAGACCAACCTGCGGTCCTACGTGGTCGTGGACGCCAGCGAGTCCATGCTCTACGGCAAGGACAAGCACCGGCGGCTCGGCGGCCTGTACAAGTACGACTACGTCGCCACGGCCGCGGCGTGCCTCGCGTACCTCACGATCAAGCAGCAGGACTCGTGCGGGCTCGTCACCTTCGACTCGGAGGTGCGCGAGTCGATCCCGCCGCGCAGCTCGCAGCGGCACATGGACGCCGTGACCAAGGCGCTCCACGTGTCCAACCCGCGCGAGAAGACCGACCCCCTCAAGATCATGCGGCAGGTCGCCGAGAGCATGCCCAGCCGCGGGCTCGTGCTCATCTTCTCCGACCTGCTGTGCGACCGCGAGCCCCTGTTCAAGGGGCTGGAGATGCTCCGGCACCGGCGGCACGACGTGATGATGTTCCACATCCTCGACGACGACGAGCTCACGTTCCCGTTCTCCGGGATGACCAAGTTCGAGGGCCTCGAGGCGCAGCCGGACCTGCTGTGCGACCCGCGCTCGCTCCGCGACGGGTATCTCGAAGAACTCGAACTGTACCTCACCGAGGTGCGCCGCGGGTGCACCAAGATCGGGATCGATTACACGCTGCTCCGCACCAGCGACTACATGGACGCGGTCCTGTCGAAGTTCCTGTTCCAGCGGATGTCCACGCGGGCCAACCCGGCCCGCCGCTAG
- a CDS encoding AAA family ATPase, with product MSTPGQLAQTDIDAIQKLKSAFDNIKKQLTRVIVGQDQVIEELLIALFSKGHCMLEGVPGLAKTLMIATLSRCLSLEFSRIQFTPDLMPADITGTDFIEKNPATGSFELLFRPGPLFSNMVLADEINRTPPRTQAALLEAMQERQVSVGRVRHKLANPFFVLATQNPIEQEGTYPLPEAQQDRFMFKVYVKYPSFNEEFEIARRTTGVAADEITPVLSGEQIQEIQTLVRKVPVTDHVIHYCLALVRQTRVGEPGTPKFIKDWLSWGAGPRAVQNLILGGKARALLYGRAHVTTEDIKALAMPVLRHRILTNFTAASEGVNTDMVVKKLVEETPEKEGALLGDPRFQKIFAS from the coding sequence ATGAGCACTCCGGGCCAGTTGGCACAGACCGACATCGACGCCATCCAGAAGCTGAAGTCGGCGTTCGACAACATCAAGAAGCAACTGACCCGCGTGATTGTCGGTCAGGACCAGGTGATCGAGGAGCTGCTGATCGCGCTCTTCAGCAAGGGGCACTGCATGCTCGAGGGCGTGCCGGGGCTCGCGAAGACGCTCATGATCGCCACCCTGTCGCGGTGCCTCTCGCTGGAGTTCAGCCGCATCCAGTTCACCCCCGACCTGATGCCGGCCGACATCACCGGCACCGACTTCATCGAGAAGAACCCTGCGACCGGCTCCTTCGAGCTGCTGTTCCGGCCGGGTCCGCTGTTCTCGAACATGGTGCTCGCCGACGAAATCAACCGGACCCCGCCCCGGACCCAGGCGGCCCTCCTCGAGGCCATGCAGGAGCGCCAGGTGTCGGTCGGCCGCGTGCGGCACAAGCTCGCCAACCCGTTCTTCGTGCTGGCGACGCAGAACCCGATCGAACAGGAAGGGACCTACCCGCTGCCCGAGGCGCAGCAGGACCGGTTCATGTTCAAGGTGTACGTGAAGTACCCGTCGTTCAACGAGGAGTTCGAGATCGCCCGCCGCACCACCGGCGTCGCGGCCGACGAGATCACCCCGGTGCTCTCCGGCGAGCAGATCCAGGAGATCCAGACGCTCGTCCGCAAGGTCCCCGTGACCGACCACGTCATCCACTACTGCCTCGCGCTGGTGCGCCAGACCCGCGTGGGCGAGCCCGGCACGCCGAAGTTCATCAAGGACTGGCTGAGCTGGGGCGCCGGCCCCCGCGCCGTGCAGAACCTGATCCTCGGCGGCAAGGCCCGCGCGCTGCTCTACGGCCGCGCCCACGTCACCACCGAGGACATCAAGGCGCTCGCCATGCCGGTCCTGCGGCACCGCATCCTGACCAACTTCACCGCCGCCTCCGAGGGCGTGAACACCGACATGGTGGTGAAGAAGCTGGTCGAGGAGACGCCGGAAAAGGAAGGCGCGCTCCTGGGCGACCCGCGGTTCCAGAAGATCTTCGCGTCTTAA
- a CDS encoding prenyltransferase/squalene oxidase repeat-containing protein, with translation MPRSWLLAVLATAVVAGVLAVPAAPSVRAAEEKHSYQKKDVEKAITNGLEFLKKQQQQDGHWEAQGGQYPTTMTALAGMSFLMEGSTLKEGKYSDQVTKAVKWFLSPARLSAEGKIGDVRNPSESVRYMYGQGFGTLFLASVYGEEEDKEQRQKLEKLLKKSVEFICKAQTSKKHKKAEGKEVEIGGWGYVSAADGGNFDEGSVTITALQGLRAAKNAGIPVPKEAIDKAVAYLEACTTPKGGIIYSYAGGSGAALNGQERPPLTAAAICCGFSAGQYKSELPKKWIKFCKDSIPIGKGRQNHDEYQTYYFSQAVYALGDDKYGQMFPNDAKDTWLTWSKFKESSIPGILESQDKGSGGWSQGYIGPVFTTSVNLTILQLDKGILPIYQK, from the coding sequence ATGCCCCGAAGTTGGTTGCTCGCGGTTCTCGCGACCGCTGTGGTGGCCGGTGTCCTCGCGGTCCCCGCGGCCCCGTCCGTCCGGGCCGCCGAGGAGAAGCACAGTTACCAAAAGAAGGACGTCGAAAAGGCGATCACCAACGGGCTAGAGTTCCTGAAGAAGCAGCAGCAACAGGACGGCCACTGGGAGGCCCAGGGTGGCCAGTACCCGACCACGATGACCGCCCTGGCGGGGATGAGCTTCCTGATGGAAGGGAGCACGCTCAAGGAGGGCAAGTACTCCGACCAGGTCACCAAGGCGGTGAAGTGGTTCCTGTCCCCGGCGCGCCTGTCGGCGGAGGGGAAGATCGGGGACGTGCGGAACCCGTCCGAGTCGGTCCGCTACATGTACGGCCAGGGCTTCGGCACCCTGTTCCTCGCCAGCGTCTACGGCGAGGAGGAGGACAAGGAGCAGCGGCAGAAGCTCGAAAAGCTCCTGAAGAAGTCGGTCGAGTTCATCTGCAAGGCGCAGACCTCGAAGAAGCACAAGAAGGCGGAGGGCAAGGAGGTCGAGATCGGCGGCTGGGGCTACGTGAGCGCGGCCGACGGCGGGAACTTCGACGAGGGCTCGGTCACGATCACCGCGCTCCAGGGGCTGCGGGCCGCGAAGAACGCGGGCATCCCGGTCCCCAAGGAGGCGATCGACAAGGCGGTCGCCTACCTGGAAGCCTGCACCACGCCCAAGGGCGGCATCATCTACAGCTACGCCGGCGGCAGCGGCGCTGCGCTGAACGGCCAGGAGCGCCCGCCGCTCACCGCCGCCGCGATCTGCTGCGGGTTCAGCGCGGGCCAGTACAAGAGCGAGCTGCCGAAGAAGTGGATCAAGTTCTGCAAGGACAGCATCCCCATCGGCAAGGGCCGCCAGAACCACGACGAGTACCAGACGTACTACTTCTCGCAGGCCGTGTACGCGCTGGGCGACGACAAGTACGGCCAGATGTTCCCCAACGACGCCAAAGACACCTGGCTGACGTGGAGCAAGTTCAAAGAGTCCAGCATCCCCGGCATCCTCGAGAGCCAGGACAAGGGCAGCGGCGGCTGGAGCCAGGGCTACATCGGGCCGGTGTTCACCACCAGCGTGAACCTGACCATCCTTCAGTTGGACAAGGGCATTCTGCCCATCTACCAGAAGTAA